ATCAAGGGGTTTAACATGGGTATCAGCACAGTGTAGAACATGGAGACTGTCTTGTCTTCATCTTCTGAGGAGCCAGAGCTGGGCCGGACATAGATGAAGAAGAGACTCCCAAAGAAAAGAGAGACAGCAGTGAGGTGGGAAAAGCAGGTAGAGAAAGCCTTGTGCCTCCCTTCACTGGAGCGGATCCTCAAGGTGGCTGCAAGGATGTAGATGTAGGAGATGAGGACAATAAAGCCACTGACTGTTCCAAACATGAAGGAGAGACCAAAAAGCACCATCAAGTTGAAACTTGTGTCAGAGCAGGAGAGCGATATGACTGCAGGGATGtcacagaagaaatggttgatTGTGGACTTGCAGAAAGTTAACTGGAAAGTCAAGCTGGTATGTGTCGTAGCATTTAGTAGCCCTGCAAGATAGGGTCCAACCATCAGCTGGGCACAAATTTTCCTGGACATGATGACTGTATAGAGAAGAGGCTTGGAAATAGCTACGTACCGATCGTAAGCCATGGCTGCCAAGATGAAACACTCAGTGGCCACAAAGAGACAAAACATAGCCATCTGTGCTGCACATCCAGGCAAGGAAATGCTTTTGCTTTTCATGACAAAGTCCATCAACATCTTAGGGGTGACGACGGAAGAATAGCAGAGGTCCACGAAGGACAGCTGgctgaggaagaagtacatgggggtgTGAAGTCGAGAATCGATCCTGATTAATAGGATCATCCCAAGATTCCCCACAATGGTGATGAGGTAGACTACAAGGAAGAATAGG
The Podarcis muralis chromosome 1, rPodMur119.hap1.1, whole genome shotgun sequence DNA segment above includes these coding regions:
- the LOC114585183 gene encoding olfactory receptor 5G3-like; this translates as MSRGNHSTIYEFILLGFTDSPELKILLFLFFLVVYLITIVGNLGMILLIRIDSRLHTPMYFFLSQLSFVDLCYSSVVTPKMLMDFVMKSKSISLPGCAAQMAMFCLFVATECFILAAMAYDRYVAISKPLLYTVIMSRKICAQLMVGPYLAGLLNATTHTSLTFQLTFCKSTINHFFCDIPAVISLSCSDTSFNLMVLFGLSFMFGTVSGFIVLISYIYILAATLRIRSSEGRHKAFSTCFSHLTAVSLFFGSLFFIYVRPSSGSSEDEDKTVSMFYTVLIPMLNPLIYSLRNKDVKDAVKRVLRMKHFS